Genomic segment of Paenibacillus polymyxa:
GGCCTTTTTGAACAACCGCATGAGCGTTGGTAGCTGATGAGGATGAAGTGCTGGTGGTACTAGAAATGGCGGGCTGTGAATTGCATCCTGTTACTGACACAACCAAGATAATGGCAAATATGCTGAACAGGCAACCTTTCCAGTTTTTTTTCATGTTTCTTTATCCTTCTTCCAAATAGAGTATGTGAAACTTTTTACATTGTAAATTATTGTACAAAGTTCCTACAAGGGTCCAAGGACTTAGAAAGAAGCATTTTTCGATTAAATAGTTTTAAGTTAGTAAGTTAGATTTATGTTTGTCCTTTTTGGGCAAGAGTTACTATAATAATGGAGTGTGCATTACAAAATAATTCCATATCTATTTAAAGGAGAGATCTACATGAAAGCAGCAATTGTTACAAAAGACAAGAAAGTCAGTGTAGAAGAGAAACCTTTACGCTCCCTGAAGCATGGGGAAGCGTTAGTCCAAGTCGAGTATTGCGGAGTTTGCCACACAGATTTACATGTAAAAAATGCAGATTTCGGTGATGTCACAGGCAGAGTTCTGGGGCATGAAGGTATTGGGAAAGTCATTGAATTAGGTGAAGGAGTAACCAGTCTTAAGATTGGTGATCGCGTAAGTATTGCCTGGATGTTCCAAAGCTGCGGTCACTGCGAATATTGCCTAACCGGGCGGGAAACGCTGTGTCGTGAAGTTAAAAATGCCGGATATACGGTAGACGGTGCAATGGCAGAGCAATGTATTGTCACAGCTGACTACGCGGTCAAAGTACCAGATAGTCTTGATCCTGCCGCTGCAAGTAGTGTAACTTGCGCAGGGGTTACCACATATAAAGCAGTTAAAGTAAGTGAAGTCAAACCAGGACAATGGATCGGTATCTTCGGCATTGGTGGCTTGGGTAACCTGGCTGTGCAATACGCCAAAAATGTATTCAATGCTAAAGTTGTAGCCTTTGACATCAGTGATGAAAAACTAGAACTGGCCAAACAAATCGGTGCTGACTATATCGTTAACAGCATGAA
This window contains:
- the adhP gene encoding alcohol dehydrogenase AdhP codes for the protein MKAAIVTKDKKVSVEEKPLRSLKHGEALVQVEYCGVCHTDLHVKNADFGDVTGRVLGHEGIGKVIELGEGVTSLKIGDRVSIAWMFQSCGHCEYCLTGRETLCREVKNAGYTVDGAMAEQCIVTADYAVKVPDSLDPAAASSVTCAGVTTYKAVKVSEVKPGQWIGIFGIGGLGNLAVQYAKNVFNAKVVAFDISDEKLELAKQIGADYIVNSMKEDPVARAKELTNGAGLDATVVTAVAKTPFNQAIDVVKAGARVVAVGLPTDKMDLDIPRLVLDGIQVIGSLVGTREDLKEAFQFAAEGKVVPLVQKRPLEDINEIFEEMEQGKIQGRMVIDFTN